In Silene latifolia isolate original U9 population chromosome 3, ASM4854445v1, whole genome shotgun sequence, a single window of DNA contains:
- the LOC141647964 gene encoding transcription factor bHLH25-like has translation MDNKCGDIEVDQVIRSSSSSADNEDLPVINVRFSGKSVLIKITCMMQKGITTNIMNKVEDLNLTITTANTMLMKETTLNIAIIAEMDEPGFESTIEDIVRGLRSILK, from the exons ATGGATAACAAATGTGGAGACATTGAGGTAGATCAAGTAATAAGGAGCAGCAGTTCGTCTGCTGATAATGAAGATCTTCCTGTGATTAATGTTCGATTTTCGGGTAAGAGTGTCCTCATTAAGATAACTTGTATGATGCAAAAGGGTATCACAACCAATATTATGAacaaggttgaagatctaaaccTCACCATCACTACTGCTAATACTATGCTTATGAAGGAAACTACACTCAATATTGCCATTATTGCCGAG ATGGATGAACCAGGTTTCGAATCAACAATAGAGGATATTGTGAGAGGTCTGCGTTCGATTCTTAAGTAG